The Nitrososphaerota archaeon DNA window AAGATATTCCAGTAAGGCTAATGTGGAAAGCGTACTTCTCCTGTTTATTGCGATCTCAACTATATTACAGAATCTCGGTCTTCTCTTCTGGTTGTCGACTCAAAGATCCATTACGCTCAGCTACTTTGTAAACCCCATTATCATTCTCGGAATCAATATTTCTCCAATCTACTTGATAGGTGGTCTTGCAGGTTTTGTTACCATTTTGGGGCTACACGTCTTCTTGACGAAGACTAAAAGCGGGTTGGCTATTCGCGCTATTCCACAGGATCCAGAGCTGGCAGCTACAACCGGAATAAACTATTTCCTTATGGGGCGAATAGCATTTGGTCTAGCATTTCTATGCGCTGGGTTAGCTGGAGCAATGGTAGCAGTAATGTTCACTTTTAATCCAACCAGTGGATTAAGCTCACTATTGATAGCTTTGTCGGTTGTTGTGTTAGGTGGTTTAGGTAGTATCTTTGGATGTCTTGTGGGAGGACTAATATTGGGAGTGGTGGGTTCGCTTGCTTCCTATTATTTCGGCTCTGGTGTTCAGTTACTGGTCGGCTACATAATCTTCTTGATCGTTCTCTTGATCAAGCCAAAGGGGTTGTTCGGGCGTTATGTACTCTAAATACGGTAAGGTAAAAGGCGTAACCTTATCAAAGTCGCTACTTTTCCTAGTGATTGGTGTTCTGCTAGTCTTTTTACCTCTTATAATTCCCCCATATTGGGTTGTTTTGCTATTCTTTTACTTTGTCAGATTAACCTTGGCACAAAGCTGGAATCTAGCTGGAGGTTACTGTAATTTAATTAGTTTAGGACAAGGCGCTTTCGCAGGCGTAGGAGCATACACAACTTTCTTACTCTACTTTAATGGAGTACCAGTAGAAGTGGCTTTAGTAGTTGGAGGGGTTATAGCCGCTTGCTTTGCTGCCTTATTATCTAAGCCTCTATTTAGACTGAGGGGGATATACTTTACAATAGGCACATTAGCTCTTGGTGAAATCTTAAAGCTTGTTATAATAAGAGCACCATATCTAGGTGGTAGCTGGGGGTTACACATAACCTCGTTACCAGCTTATTATTCTTCCCTATACCTTTATTATCTGTCGTTAATTTTCAGCGCAGTAGCTTTGGTTGTAATATGGAAGATTACAAGATCCTCGATGGGTTGGGCTTTGAAATGTATACGTAATGATGAGGATAGCAGTGAGTTGGTTGGCATTAACACGTACAAATATAAGGTTTATGCGTTTATGATTCATGCCTTCTTCACCGCACTTATGGGCGGGCTATTAGCACTATATACGCTGCATATAGAGCCTTACACTATCTTCAGCTTATCGCTTTCTATCGAGGCATTAACAATAACCTTTATCGGAGGGAGGGGAACATTCCTTGGGCCGTTTATTGGCACCGCAATTATGACAATGCTTTCACATTACCTTGCTACTTATTATACTCTCCACTTGGTCATAGTAGGGGCTATACTATTAGCGATCATCCTCTTCTATCCTGAGGGGATAATCGGAGGGCTGCAAAGGAAATTTAGATTTAAGGGTCTGTAATTATTGAAGACCGAAGTAAGCTTTTTTAATTTCATCTTCTTTGGCTTCTTCTCGTAATCCTTCCCAGACAATCCGTCCCTTTCTCATTACATATAGTCTGTCACATATATGCAAGGCTCGACGTATGTTTTGATCGACTAATAAAAGCGTGAGACCACGAGATTTTAACTTTTCAATCACCTTATATAATTGAGCGGTAAGTATCGGACTTAGCCCCAACGAAATTTCATCAAATATGCAGAGTTTAGGTCTTAAAATCAAGGAGCGGGCGATGGCAAGCATCTGCTGCTCACCTCCACTTAACGTTCCGGCTAGCTGCTTTTTTCTCTCCTTAAGTATTGGGAAGAGCTCATAGACTTCCTCGAGTGTTTCGCTAAACTTTTCTTTGGCTTCCGGTGTAGTTGCGGCTATCTGTAGGTTTTCTAAAACCGAGAGATAGGGGAAGACCCTCTTACCCTCTAAAAGACAGGCGATGCCTCTCCTTACAATCTCGTGAGCGCTTAGGTTATCTATTCTACTCCCTTGGTATTCAATACTTCCGTCTTTAGGATGTAACAAGCCAATTATAGTTTTAATAGTGGTTGTTTTTCCTGCGGAATTTTGTCCACCTAGGAAGACGATTTCTCCTTGGTTAACTTTAAGGCTGACATCATATAATACTTGTATGGCTCCATAAAAAACATCGATGTTATTGACTACGAGCATCTTATTCACCTATGTACGCTTTAACTACCACCTCGTTTTTCAATACTTCATCCACAGAACCCTCGGCGATCTTCCTACCCTCGTTTAAACAGATAAGCCTCTGACAGCTTTTACTAACAGCATCCATTATATGCTCAACCCAAACTATGGTCATTCCCCACTCTTTGTTTAATCGTTCTATCAGCAATCGCGCGTCCCTCATTTCAAGCTCGCTTACACCTGCTGCTAGCTCGTCCAAGAGCAGCAACTTAGGCTGTGTGTTCAAAGCCCTTGCTAACTCGAGTAGTTTTAATTGAACACCAGTTAGTTTACTTGGCTGCTCCTCTCTTAATTCCCATAACCCTACAAATTGTAGGATCTTCGCCGTATTTTCTATAACCTCACCTTTATCCATTTTACGTCCAAAAATACCGCCCATCATCACGTTTTCAAATATAGTCAAAGTTAAGAAGGGTTTGGGGATTTGGTTGGTTTTAGCGATTCCTAGATGAATTATTTTATGTGGTGCTAATCCGGTTATCCGATTACCTTCAAATACAACGTTACCGCTGGTAGGTGGGTACATGCCTACTATCAGATTTAAGAG harbors:
- a CDS encoding branched-chain amino acid ABC transporter permease, which translates into the protein MYSKYGKVKGVTLSKSLLFLVIGVLLVFLPLIIPPYWVVLLFFYFVRLTLAQSWNLAGGYCNLISLGQGAFAGVGAYTTFLLYFNGVPVEVALVVGGVIAACFAALLSKPLFRLRGIYFTIGTLALGEILKLVIIRAPYLGGSWGLHITSLPAYYSSLYLYYLSLIFSAVALVVIWKITRSSMGWALKCIRNDEDSSELVGINTYKYKVYAFMIHAFFTALMGGLLALYTLHIEPYTIFSLSLSIEALTITFIGGRGTFLGPFIGTAIMTMLSHYLATYYTLHLVIVGAILLAIILFYPEGIIGGLQRKFRFKGL
- a CDS encoding branched-chain amino acid ABC transporter permease, producing MLVDALISGILFGGIYALIASGFSIALSFTRVLNLAHGEIMTFASYFCYFLFKSLGIDPFLSLLIILPLFFLVGFTFYSGLSRYSSKANVESVLLLFIAISTILQNLGLLFWLSTQRSITLSYFVNPIIILGINISPIYLIGGLAGFVTILGLHVFLTKTKSGLAIRAIPQDPELAATTGINYFLMGRIAFGLAFLCAGLAGAMVAVMFTFNPTSGLSSLLIALSVVVLGGLGSIFGCLVGGLILGVVGSLASYYFGSGVQLLVGYIIFLIVLLIKPKGLFGRYVL
- a CDS encoding ABC transporter ATP-binding protein encodes the protein MPPLLQCKSLTKKFGGLVALEEFSCEINEKEIVGLIGPNGSGKSTLLNLIVGMYPPTSGNVVFEGNRITGLAPHKIIHLGIAKTNQIPKPFLTLTIFENVMMGGIFGRKMDKGEVIENTAKILQFVGLWELREEQPSKLTGVQLKLLELARALNTQPKLLLLDELAAGVSELEMRDARLLIERLNKEWGMTIVWVEHIMDAVSKSCQRLICLNEGRKIAEGSVDEVLKNEVVVKAYIGE
- a CDS encoding ABC transporter ATP-binding protein, with translation MLVVNNIDVFYGAIQVLYDVSLKVNQGEIVFLGGQNSAGKTTTIKTIIGLLHPKDGSIEYQGSRIDNLSAHEIVRRGIACLLEGKRVFPYLSVLENLQIAATTPEAKEKFSETLEEVYELFPILKERKKQLAGTLSGGEQQMLAIARSLILRPKLCIFDEISLGLSPILTAQLYKVIEKLKSRGLTLLLVDQNIRRALHICDRLYVMRKGRIVWEGLREEAKEDEIKKAYFGLQ